The DNA sequence TTGTGTGACACCACCAACTGTAGGAGCCCCAAATCCTGGGGGAAGCCACACCCTTCTTCTTTTGCCAGTTTCTTCCTCTTTTGTCTTCTCATcaatctttttatcttttcctcCAGGTTTCATCGCATGCTACCTTCCATCGGCAGATGTGCTTTTATCTGCTTCTTGTGAGGTGGTATTATTAGTCCCCTCCTAATGTCTAGCTTTTTCCTCCTCATCAAATTCCCACCTTCAAGAATAGTATTAGTAGAGATACTTTCTTTAAACGTGGAAATTACCTGCCATGTGTGAAAGAAAGTAAGAACAGGTGTAAGGGTATAAGTGAAAGTGAAATCTGCAGCATTAAGAGATACTAACTTGTGATACAGGTTCCTGGGCGAACTCTTCATGCCTGTGCCTTCCTCTAACTCTTTGCCTTGCCTTGCATAATGCACCTAGAGCACacccaataataataatccagTGAGTCGTAATAACTATCACAAAATCTAGATAACTATCATAGAATCTAGATGTGGCTTATCTTAACTACGGGTTTATAAGATTTGGTGTTTTTATAACATAGAGATAAGttggtaattattttaaaaaattatttttttttaaatcactataaattgaaacaaaaaaattcaatccGCGTATGTGAGATTATCTTTTAAGCTTTCATATGATAACCCTAGGAAAGTGCAATATTCGAATATAACAACATTAAAATCATCGCACATGCCACTAAAGTGTTAAATCATTACTGTTTTATTATTACATAAGTTTATATTATGTTATAGTGAAATTGtagaaaaataatgatgaaaaataatatgtttaaatcATATATTGGTGTTTGTGGAATTTGTGCAACATATGTAAGTTACcttaatatcattttcatttttaaatttttttatattatgttatttccAACAATTAGATTAGAGGGAAGCTTGTAGGCTAAATTGCCTaacttcttttttaaaatatgtatgcAAATTCTTGCAACATGGAACGTTTATATAGGATTAGactttgcctttttttttgtgGCAAAGATGATAAATACCATTAAAAAGGTAGATATTACGGAGGTGCAATACAACTAATAAAAGGGAGGAAACATTGTTCCTTCCACATGAAATCTGCACCAAAACCAATAAATATCACCGATGAACAATTCTAACtaagtaaataatattaataaatagtattaaGGAAGTAAGATTTTGACCTCTCCCCCTTGCACTTGATTTATTCTTCAGTACAAATGTTATATAACAAAACAAGTGTTTCTATAGAATAATAATTGCAACTTTGAACTCTAATGAGTGCCTCCAATATGAGTTCAGCCATAGTAATTGGAAAAATCAGTTATATTCAAACCTATGTTTGCTGCAACAGAATAAAccaatatataaatacatatatttataaacgTAAGTATGTATTTTTCAGAGTATTTAAAGTtgcaattttctttattttcaaattttgataatttttattctatttaatATCATAGGATTTTCAACACGCCTCGTTTGCATGCCTTCCCAGATGACTGGCAAACGTGTTACACTATAATAAATATCAGGGGGCCTATGGCTAAAAGTTAGTtcatttttccatatatatatatatatataactccaaATTCTGGGATCCATTTCTATAGACTTTTGAGACAATAGCAACAACATAAACAGAAAGAATCCTAAGAAAatgaaatagattttttttaaaaggatcaTTTTCAATCAATGATATGAATTCAAGAAATATTGTCAGTTTAATTTGTATTAGCCTCTTTCATAATCCTCTTCTTATATTTCAAATATCATCAATTACCCAAATTCCTCAGCAAGTCTAGTTAGCTGTAACAAAACACACATGCACTACTATTCATAGACTACTGTGAACCATGATCATCTACCAAATTCATAACATCATTATGTATTGCTCTATTTCTCTTTGATTACAAAGTCTTTACTATCACATTCAATTATAACAATCCTTAATCTATCCAATCAGATACACAAacatagttttaattatttgcaTGCACTCACCTTTGATTGCAAACATGTAATTCATCAGAAATAGTATAAACAATAGTCTATTTCATTACCACAAAGTTGTAAATTATCTTCGATTCtgcaaatacataaatatctcACAATAGGAACACACTAAAAATTAAACTTGATCAAATTAGCAAACATaaatataagcaaaagtacAAGACAACCCTGCAAACATTGTCTCCTGggcctaattgatgctcaagatAATATTTTGAGACAAAGGTCAATTCACAGAGATACTGATTTCTCACGCTGCAATGTAGCACCAGAGTCATTTGGTGCTTGATCTTTCCCTGGCACACAAGATTTAGGTCTCCACTGCAGAGTTGTCCGCCTTCCCGGATAAATTGTCTTCTCATTATGATCAAATCTGCTTTGCTTCCCTCTGAAATTTTTCTGACCACTGTTTAATAGGTAGTGATCAGTCTTGAACACCGAGGTCATCTTTCTCGAATCAAAGCAACCCCTGCCATACTTTCCACCTGCTTGATTGTTACTGTTTCCATGACACCCTGATGTTTCATGCAAACCAGTGTTCCAGGCATTATCTCGCTCATTCCCCTGCCAACTATTCTTCACGCATGCATCACCCCGAGCATTACTTGTTCTCCATCTACTGCCGTAAGCACCATTCCTGCCCCTACTTGCAGAATTCCAAGAATTGGAAGACTTACCTTTCACATCGTAGCCATAACTACTTTCTGCAACATTCAATCCCCTTGGTTTGATTGTATTACCTATATCAAGAACATCAGATTTTGCATATAGTTGTTGATTGGTAAGACCTCTTCTGGCTGCAGCTTGTTTTTGCTCACAATAATCCAAATCTGCCACCAACTCTGGATCAATAAATAGATCATAGTCAACATCATCAATGTACGT is a window from the Dioscorea cayenensis subsp. rotundata cultivar TDr96_F1 chromosome 2, TDr96_F1_v2_PseudoChromosome.rev07_lg8_w22 25.fasta, whole genome shotgun sequence genome containing:
- the LOC120276832 gene encoding uncharacterized protein LOC120276832, giving the protein MSSYKKVQEWDDSAGLEAFQNANFCQWAKINNYQCDIPLPDPDTYIDDVDYDLFIDPELVADLDYCEQKQAAARRGLTNQQLYAKSDVLDIGNTIKPRGLNVAESSYGYDVKGKSSNSWNSASRGRNGAYGSRWRTSNARGDACVKNSWQGNERDNAWNTGLHETSGCHGNSNNQAGGKYGRGCFDSRKMTSVFKTDHYLLNSGQKNFRGKQSRFDHNEKTIYPGRRTTLQWRPKSCVPGKDQAPNDSGATLQREKSVSL